One region of Schistocerca gregaria isolate iqSchGreg1 chromosome 7, iqSchGreg1.2, whole genome shotgun sequence genomic DNA includes:
- the LOC126281490 gene encoding G-protein coupled receptor dmsr-1-like, giving the protein MTTTTEAILAVSEEVLNATTPNETLAGEADVANGTSEAQFCGPGLEHFQAGYREVHGYLSLLVCVFGSVANSLNIAVLTRREMVSATNSILTALAVADLLVMVEYVPYALHTYLLKRPRARTYTYAWAVFVLFHSNFAQVCHTVSILLTVELAVWRYLAVAQPRRGQVGVARTLAAVAAAYLLGPLLCAPHFLAFEVAQVRERGATLHVVQMSRLSRAAGGLLADLNFWVYAVAVKLAPCAALTALSLRIVAALLETKRRRRQLALAAAAAARQPAKGRQTERTTRMLLAVLLLFLATELPQGVLGLLSGLLGQRFFAECYVPLGELMDGLALLNSAVNFVLYCSMSRQFRVTFCQLFRPRALGRWIPVEASHDANNTTTNNATQVTQL; this is encoded by the coding sequence ATGACGACGACGACGGAGGCGATCTTGGCGGTGTCCGAGGAGGTGCTGAACGCGACGACCCCGAACGAGACGCTGGCGGGGGAGGCGGACGTCGCGAACGGGACGTCGGAGGCGCAGTTCTGCGGGCCGGGGCTGGAGCACTTCCAGGCCGGCTACCGCGAGGTGCACGGCTACCTCAGCCTGCTGGTGTGCGTCTTCGGCTCGGTGGCCAACTCGCTCAACATCGCGGTGCTGACGCGCCGGGAGATGGTGTCCGCCACCAACAGCATCCTGACGGCGCTCGCCGTCGCCGACCTGCTCGTCATGGTGGAGTACGTGCCGTACGCGCTGCACACGTACCTGCTGAAGCGGCCGCGCGCGCGCACCTACACGTACGCGTGGGCCGTGTTCGTGCTGTTCCACTCGAACTTCGCGCAGGTGTGCCACACGGTGTCGATCCTGCTGACGGTGGAGCTGGCCGTGTGGCGCTACCTGGCGGTGGCGCAGCCGCGGCGCGGCCAGGTGGGCGTGGCGCGCACGctggccgccgtcgccgccgcctacCTGCTGGGCCCGCTGCTGTGCGCGCCGCACTTCCTCGCCTTCGAGGTGGCCCAGGTGCGAGAGCGCGGCGCCACGCTGCACGTGGTGCAGATGAGCCGGCTGAGCCGCGCCGCCGGCGGCCTGCTCGCCGACCTCAACTTCTGGGTGTACGCCGTGGCGGTGAAGCTGGCGCCGTGCGCCGCGCTCACCGCGCTCAGCCTGCGCATCGTGGCCGCGCTGCTCGAGACgaagcgccgccgccgccagctcgcgctcgccgccgccgccgccgcgcgccAGCCGGCCAAGGGGCGGCAGACGGAGCGCACGACGCGCATGCTGCTCGCCGTGCTGCTGCTCTTCCTGGCCACCGAGCTGCCGCAGGGCGTGCTCGGGCTGCTCAGCGGCCTGCTCGGCCAGCGCTTCTTCGCCGAGTGCTACGTGCCGCTGGGCGAGCTCATGGACGGGCTGGCGCTGCTCAACTCGGCCGTCAACTTCGTGCTCTACTGCAGCATGAGCCGCCAGTTCCGGGTCACCTTCTGCCAGCTCTTCCGGCCGCGCGCGCTCGGCAGGTGGATCCCGGTCGAGGCGTCGCACGACGCcaacaacaccaccaccaacaacgcGACGCAGGTGACGCAGCTCTAG